A region of Flavobacterium indicum GPTSA100-9 = DSM 17447 DNA encodes the following proteins:
- a CDS encoding YjgN family protein: protein MEQNTTTNKNYSLDFQGKGETYFGIIIINWLLTIITLGFYYPWAKEKKLKYLYGETTLNNSPFEFHGTGKEMFIGFIKALGIFVLLYGVLFLFLSLNMLVVGLLLFYVGFLVILPIAIHGSYKYRMSRTSWRGIRFGYRGDRNELIKKFIIDLLLTFITLGIYGSWFVINLRKYIIGNIRFGDIKMEYKGDGADYFVMNLKGYFLTIFTIGIYFFWWQKDIFEYYVNYTRLYKNDESIHFKSTAKGLDILVLSLVNFLILVFTLGIGYAWVEMRTIKFFISNIELKGDIDLDAIIQTETAYKDATGEDIGDALDMDFVF from the coding sequence ATGGAACAAAACACTACAACAAACAAAAACTATTCACTTGATTTTCAAGGAAAAGGAGAAACTTATTTTGGAATTATCATTATTAACTGGTTGTTAACCATCATCACTTTAGGTTTCTATTATCCTTGGGCTAAAGAAAAAAAATTAAAATATTTATATGGAGAAACTACTTTAAACAATTCGCCATTTGAATTTCATGGAACAGGAAAAGAAATGTTTATTGGTTTTATAAAAGCTCTTGGAATTTTTGTCCTTCTATATGGTGTCTTGTTCCTATTTTTATCTCTTAATATGCTCGTAGTTGGCCTTCTCTTATTTTATGTTGGTTTTCTAGTTATACTACCAATAGCTATTCATGGTTCATACAAATATCGTATGTCTAGAACATCATGGAGAGGTATTCGTTTTGGATATAGAGGAGACAGAAATGAATTAATTAAAAAATTCATTATTGATTTGCTTTTAACTTTTATTACATTAGGAATATATGGCTCTTGGTTTGTTATAAACTTAAGAAAATACATAATTGGTAATATCAGATTTGGTGATATTAAAATGGAATATAAAGGTGATGGTGCTGATTATTTCGTTATGAATTTAAAAGGATACTTTCTAACTATATTTACAATCGGTATTTATTTTTTCTGGTGGCAAAAAGATATTTTTGAATATTATGTAAATTATACAAGATTATACAAAAATGATGAGTCTATTCACTTTAAATCAACTGCAAAAGGTCTAGATATTTTAGTTTTATCATTAGTAAACTTTTTAATCTTAGTATTTACTTTAGGTATAGGTTATGCTTGGGTTGAAATGAGAACAATCAAGTTTTTTATCTCAAACATTGAATTAAAAGGTGATATTGATTTAGATGCAATTATACAAACAGAAACTGCTTATAAAGACGCAACTGGAGAAGATATTGGAGATGCATTAGACATGGATTTCGTATTTTAA
- a CDS encoding HesB/IscA family protein gives MIKVSDSAKKKAIDLMTEDGFNPTNDFIRVGVKSGGCSGLSYELKFDNKQNEDDKLIEDNGMKILCDKKSFLYLIGTTLEFSGGLNGKGFVFNNPNAQRTCGCGESFSL, from the coding sequence ATGATAAAAGTTTCAGACAGTGCAAAGAAAAAAGCCATTGATTTAATGACAGAAGATGGTTTTAATCCAACAAACGACTTCATTCGTGTAGGGGTTAAAAGTGGAGGATGTAGCGGGTTATCTTATGAATTAAAATTCGATAACAAACAAAACGAAGACGATAAATTGATTGAAGATAATGGCATGAAAATTTTATGCGACAAGAAGAGTTTCTTGTATTTAATTGGAACAACATTAGAGTTTTCAGGCGGTTTAAACGGGAAAGGATTTGTTTTTAATAATCCAAACGCACAAAGAACGTGCGGATGTGGAGAATCTTTTTCGTTATAA